A window from Ignavibacteriota bacterium encodes these proteins:
- the murB gene encoding UDP-N-acetylmuramate dehydrogenase has product MEISENISLKDFNTFGIGYSAKKLIRFFSEIEIQEYLKENKIIDENILILGGGSNILFTQNFNGIIFQSGIRGIKEISKTENDIIIEVGSGEIWDDLVNYCVNKNYGGIENLSMIPGTVGAAPIQNIGAYGTEFEEVFVSLEGIDLHKNDKIKFVKSECKFGYRESIFKREFKNKFIITKVVIKLKLSPKINPTYKAIQDEITKGNYPNLDVKLISEIVRKIRASKLPNPNEIGNAGSFFKNPTIKKNHFEKLILGNSDLVFYKIDENNYKIPAGWLIENCGFKGKRINDAGVHAKQALVLVNYGNASGSEILNLADEIKKVVFNKFQIDLEFEVNII; this is encoded by the coding sequence ATGGAAATTTCTGAAAATATCTCTTTAAAAGATTTCAACACATTCGGAATTGGATATTCTGCAAAAAAGTTAATTAGATTTTTTAGTGAAATTGAAATTCAAGAATATTTAAAAGAAAATAAAATTATTGATGAAAATATTTTAATACTTGGCGGTGGAAGCAATATTTTATTTACACAAAATTTTAATGGAATAATTTTTCAGTCTGGAATAAGAGGAATTAAAGAAATATCTAAAACTGAAAACGATATTATTATTGAAGTTGGAAGCGGTGAAATTTGGGATGATTTAGTTAATTATTGTGTGAATAAAAATTATGGTGGAATTGAAAATCTTTCAATGATTCCCGGAACAGTTGGCGCAGCACCAATTCAAAATATTGGTGCTTACGGAACTGAGTTTGAAGAAGTTTTTGTAAGTTTAGAAGGAATTGATTTACACAAAAATGATAAAATAAAATTTGTAAAAAGTGAGTGTAAATTTGGTTACCGCGAAAGTATTTTTAAAAGAGAATTTAAGAACAAATTTATAATTACGAAAGTTGTAATAAAACTTAAATTGTCTCCTAAAATAAATCCAACCTATAAAGCAATCCAAGATGAAATTACAAAAGGTAATTATCCAAATCTTGATGTAAAATTGATTAGTGAAATTGTTAGAAAAATTCGCGCAAGTAAATTACCAAATCCAAATGAAATTGGTAATGCGGGAAGCTTTTTCAAAAATCCAACAATTAAAAAAAATCATTTCGAAAAATTAATTTTAGGAAATTCAGATTTAGTATTTTACAAGATTGATGAAAATAATTATAAAATTCCAGCTGGCTGGTTAATTGAAAATTGTGGATTTAAAGGAAAAAGAATTAATGATGCCGGAGTTCATGCAAAACAAGCTTTGGTACTTGTGAATTACGGAAATGCAAGCGGAAGCGAAATATTAAATTTAGCTGATGAAATAAAGAAGGTAGTTTTTAATAAATTTCAAATTGATCTTGAGTTTGAAGTAAACATAATTTAA
- a CDS encoding DNA internalization-related competence protein ComEC/Rec2, whose protein sequence is MEKFPIIKIVIVFCLGITLQEICNFNFTLILTAIIFSAIILLIFIIFPKILNQLLNVFLILVISIILGIFSLYIQKLTIAKYPFESPKITNAEIVAVIDDIELIKKKKLTFELSISEFNNQKISNQKFLCNFWKDTLKNVEKIYDEIKIGNKIKFIGTVSKAKNQRNPGEFNYEEYLNNIGISGVISCYNYDDFEIIDDRKYFATNLIYEVRKLIDSRIKELYSEEYSYFLKGILLADRSDIDTETKTAFTNTGVIHVLAVSGLHVGFIAIIIFLLSGRINIKFKYYFSIIGIILFLILTGGLPSVFRASIMAILFFISKLSGRSTNGFNSIAIAAFIILVLNPSELFNPGFLLSFSAVLSILIIYPFFSKKLKTFRINKIVKNILLFFSVSMAAQIGTLPFTIYYFNKLSIISLFANLIVIPMIGIIVAVAVLSLLLSIISISFASIFSVANSFLISLIFYFIKLLSNLDFSYINIFNFSIYDGIIFYISIILIFITFKKLTKLKKYISVTSVIIVAIIISKFDNKNILSEYELTIFTIDVGQGDSFLIKFPNEKIALIDAGNSTEFFDCGEFIIYPLLKRLGINKIDFAFISHLDSDHFGGSIFLIQNNLIENLYRPKTNKNIKDELYQKFLDKNNVNTFFYSDTTFNIGEVKISFLNDTTKLNTLNFSSNDNSGIVKIEHGENSFLFVGDAELGMEDFLIDNYSTKLKSDVLKIGHHGSKHSSSDEFLEIVNPKIGIISAGIMNKFNHPAKEVLAKLNEKKIQILRTDLSGAIILSSNGKEINNIDWRNF, encoded by the coding sequence GTGGAAAAATTTCCTATAATAAAAATCGTAATTGTTTTTTGTTTAGGAATTACACTTCAAGAAATTTGCAATTTTAATTTTACCTTAATTCTCACAGCAATTATTTTCAGCGCAATTATACTTCTCATTTTTATAATATTTCCCAAAATTTTGAATCAACTATTAAATGTATTTTTAATTTTAGTTATTTCAATTATTCTGGGAATTTTTTCACTTTATATTCAAAAACTTACAATTGCAAAATATCCTTTTGAATCTCCTAAAATTACAAATGCAGAAATTGTTGCTGTAATTGATGATATTGAATTGATTAAGAAAAAGAAACTCACTTTTGAATTAAGCATATCAGAATTTAATAATCAAAAAATTTCCAATCAAAAATTTTTATGCAATTTCTGGAAAGATACTTTAAAAAATGTTGAAAAGATTTATGATGAAATAAAAATTGGGAATAAAATAAAATTTATCGGAACAGTTTCAAAAGCCAAAAATCAGAGAAATCCGGGTGAGTTTAATTATGAAGAATACTTAAATAATATTGGGATTTCCGGAGTAATAAGTTGTTATAATTATGATGATTTTGAAATTATCGACGATAGAAAATATTTTGCAACAAATTTAATTTATGAAGTAAGAAAATTAATTGATAGTAGAATTAAAGAATTATATTCTGAAGAATATTCATACTTTCTAAAGGGAATTTTACTTGCTGATAGATCCGATATTGATACGGAAACTAAAACTGCATTTACAAACACCGGAGTAATTCATGTTCTTGCTGTTTCCGGGCTTCATGTTGGATTTATTGCAATTATTATTTTTTTACTTTCTGGAAGAATTAATATTAAATTCAAATATTACTTTTCAATCATTGGAATAATTTTATTCTTAATTCTAACTGGTGGTTTGCCTTCTGTTTTTAGAGCTTCAATTATGGCAATTTTATTTTTCATTTCAAAATTATCCGGAAGAAGTACAAACGGATTTAATTCAATTGCAATTGCAGCATTTATAATTTTGGTTTTAAATCCAAGTGAACTTTTCAATCCGGGTTTTTTACTTTCGTTTTCAGCGGTTTTATCGATACTTATTATTTATCCATTTTTTTCTAAAAAATTAAAAACGTTTAGAATAAATAAAATTGTAAAAAATATTTTATTGTTTTTTTCAGTTTCAATGGCAGCACAAATAGGAACTTTACCATTCACAATTTACTATTTTAATAAACTATCAATTATATCATTATTTGCAAACTTAATTGTTATTCCGATGATCGGAATTATCGTAGCAGTTGCTGTACTTTCATTATTGCTTAGTATAATTTCGATATCGTTTGCATCAATATTCTCAGTGGCAAATTCATTTTTAATTTCTTTAATATTTTATTTTATAAAATTGCTTTCCAATTTAGATTTTTCATATATCAATATTTTTAACTTTTCAATTTATGATGGAATTATTTTTTACATTTCTATTATTTTGATTTTCATCACGTTTAAAAAATTAACTAAACTTAAAAAGTATATTTCAGTAACATCAGTAATTATTGTTGCAATTATAATTAGTAAATTTGATAATAAAAATATTCTTTCGGAATATGAATTAACAATTTTTACAATTGATGTTGGGCAAGGCGATTCTTTTTTAATTAAATTTCCAAATGAAAAAATCGCTTTAATTGATGCTGGAAATTCGACCGAATTTTTTGATTGTGGAGAATTTATAATTTATCCTTTGCTTAAAAGATTGGGGATTAATAAAATCGATTTTGCATTTATTTCACATTTGGATTCGGATCATTTTGGTGGAAGTATTTTTTTAATTCAAAATAATTTGATTGAAAATCTTTATAGACCGAAAACAAATAAAAATATTAAGGATGAACTTTATCAAAAGTTTCTTGATAAAAATAATGTGAATACTTTCTTTTATTCAGATACAACTTTTAATATTGGCGAAGTAAAAATTTCTTTTTTAAATGATACAACTAAATTAAATACATTGAATTTTAGCAGCAATGATAACAGTGGAATTGTGAAGATTGAGCATGGTGAAAATTCATTTTTATTTGTCGGTGATGCTGAGTTGGGAATGGAAGATTTTCTAATAGATAATTATTCTACAAAATTAAAATCTGATGTTTTAAAAATTGGACATCATGGAAGTAAACACTCTTCGAGCGATGAATTTTTAGAAATTGTAAATCCCAAAATTGGAATTATTAGCGCCGGAATTATGAATAAATTTAATCATCCGGCAAAAGAAGTTTTAGCAAAATTAAATGAAAAGAAAATTCAAATTCTTCGTACTGATTTAAGCGGTGCAATTATATTATCATCAAACGGAAAGGAAATAAATAATATTGATTGGAGAAATTTTTAA
- a CDS encoding metalloenzyme has protein sequence MHSTILIFLDGVGIGKSDPEINPFFKYPFKTFTELFGETPSLDKLKISKDGRFIFPTDAVMEIPDLPQSGTGQTSIFCGVNAARIVGHHFGPFPHSSLVPIIKIQNIFTKFKKKKKKVTFVNAYPKVFFEYIESGKKRLSVTSLSCLLSNVPLNGATELRKGEALSAEIDNDGWVNKLGYSLPIIKPETAAKRLFKIASENHFTLFEHFLTDHLGHGRNIETIEERLNVLDQFLYYVIKNVPDNFTILICSDHGNLEDISIKSHTTNPALTISAGKYAERLSNRITNLSHIRDAILELY, from the coding sequence TTGCATTCAACGATTTTAATATTTCTTGATGGTGTTGGGATTGGTAAATCTGATCCCGAAATTAATCCTTTCTTCAAATATCCTTTCAAAACATTTACAGAACTTTTTGGTGAAACTCCATCTTTAGATAAACTAAAAATTTCGAAAGATGGAAGGTTTATTTTCCCAACTGATGCAGTAATGGAAATACCGGATTTACCTCAAAGCGGAACCGGACAAACTTCAATTTTCTGCGGAGTAAATGCTGCAAGAATTGTTGGGCATCATTTTGGACCTTTTCCACATTCAAGTTTGGTTCCAATAATTAAAATTCAAAACATTTTTACCAAGTTCAAAAAGAAAAAGAAGAAAGTAACTTTTGTTAATGCTTATCCAAAAGTATTTTTTGAATATATAGAATCCGGGAAAAAAAGGTTAAGTGTAACAAGCCTAAGTTGCTTGTTAAGCAATGTACCATTAAATGGTGCAACTGAATTAAGAAAAGGTGAAGCATTAAGTGCAGAAATTGATAATGATGGCTGGGTAAATAAACTTGGATATTCTTTACCGATTATAAAACCGGAAACTGCTGCGAAAAGATTATTTAAAATTGCATCGGAAAATCATTTTACATTATTTGAACATTTTTTAACTGATCATCTTGGTCATGGCAGAAATATTGAAACAATTGAAGAAAGATTAAATGTACTTGATCAATTTTTGTATTATGTAATTAAAAATGTTCCGGATAATTTTACAATTCTAATTTGTTCAGATCATGGAAATTTGGAAGACATCTCAATAAAATCACACACTACAAATCCCGCGCTTACAATTTCTGCCGGAAAATATGCAGAAAGATTATCAAACAGAATTACAAATTTATCACACATAAGGGATGCAATTCTGGAGCTTTATTAG
- a CDS encoding D-tyrosyl-tRNA(Tyr) deacylase: MRALVQRVSEGHVYVKENSYLEKINQGMVILLGISEDDTENEVLYISEKCANLRIFEDENQKMNLSVKDNNGEVLIISQFTLYGDTKKGNRPSFNKAAKPEIAEKLYNLFILEMKKLLGSSKIKMGIFGAMMEVKIINDGPVTVLVESK, encoded by the coding sequence TTGAGAGCTTTAGTTCAGCGTGTTTCTGAGGGACATGTTTATGTTAAAGAAAATTCTTATTTAGAAAAAATTAATCAAGGAATGGTAATTTTACTTGGAATAAGCGAAGACGATACTGAAAATGAAGTTTTATATATTTCCGAGAAATGTGCAAATCTTAGAATATTTGAAGATGAAAACCAAAAAATGAATTTATCAGTAAAAGATAATAATGGAGAAGTTCTAATAATTTCTCAATTCACTTTGTATGGAGATACAAAAAAAGGAAATAGACCAAGTTTTAATAAAGCTGCAAAACCGGAAATAGCGGAAAAATTATATAATTTATTTATTTTAGAAATGAAAAAACTTCTCGGCAGTTCAAAAATAAAAATGGGAATTTTTGGGGCAATGATGGAAGTGAAAATAATTAATGATGGTCCAGTAACAGTACTTGTTGAATCTAAGTAA
- the prmC gene encoding peptide chain release factor N(5)-glutamine methyltransferase, translating into MYSILELIERSADYLKSKGVESPRLNAELLLANILNCNRMELYLKYDQPLKDLEINKYREFISRRGKREPLQYIIGKVEFYGLNFIVNENVLIPRQETEILIDTVLLQTEKNKNTKILDIGTGSGNIPISLAKNFPHSEIDSIDISNDAIEIAKQNAKINSVEDRINFIVNDFRNFNYLKNQYDLIVSNPPYINLREYNLLEKELLEFEPKIALTDFNDGLSFYKMISQKAKLLLKPKGKIFYEVGISQAESVKNILKENNFINIMIAKDYLGIDRVVVGELN; encoded by the coding sequence ATGTATTCTATTCTTGAACTAATTGAACGTTCTGCGGATTATTTAAAATCGAAAGGAGTTGAATCCCCAAGATTAAATGCCGAATTGTTGCTTGCAAACATATTAAATTGTAACCGCATGGAATTGTATCTAAAATATGACCAACCTTTAAAAGATCTAGAAATTAACAAGTATAGAGAATTTATTTCACGGCGTGGAAAACGTGAACCGCTTCAGTACATTATTGGAAAAGTAGAATTTTATGGATTGAACTTTATTGTAAATGAAAATGTATTAATTCCACGACAAGAAACAGAAATCTTAATTGATACAGTTTTATTACAAACTGAAAAAAATAAAAATACTAAAATTCTCGATATCGGAACCGGCAGCGGAAATATTCCAATTTCTTTAGCAAAAAATTTTCCACATTCGGAAATTGATTCTATTGATATAAGCAATGATGCAATTGAGATAGCAAAACAAAATGCAAAAATAAATTCAGTTGAAGATAGAATTAATTTTATTGTAAATGATTTTAGAAATTTTAATTATTTAAAAAATCAATATGATTTGATAGTTTCAAATCCGCCATATATTAATTTGCGAGAATACAATTTGCTTGAAAAAGAATTATTAGAGTTTGAACCTAAAATTGCTTTGACTGATTTTAATGATGGATTAAGTTTCTATAAGATGATTTCGCAAAAAGCAAAATTGTTGCTCAAGCCAAAAGGAAAAATATTTTATGAAGTTGGAATTTCACAAGCTGAATCAGTGAAAAATATATTGAAAGAAAATAATTTTATAAATATTATGATTGCAAAAGATTATTTAGGAATTGACCGAGTTGTTGTAGGAGAATTAAATTGA
- a CDS encoding cytochrome c, translating to MEIFQDIVFPQSPTHILLLEYLFFLTLVVLLPYLSVLIGTSLFSTMHFIKGRKYENRDSLIFAKELIDLFTINKTISIALGIVPFLSLIFILAQLLFGTKLNFTTDLVFTLLIFIVSLFYLYIYKYSFTLKNVFNLVNVKEISNNNLVSEFEQLRKSNSKLLSKSGIIGFTLLLFVAYLLVGVIKIVSSPKTQIDFFEIIFSTDTFLYFLFYISFSVSITCAAIVFKYFKNDAKKYKSEYLNFIKNFSLKTGLIFSFIQPFLFVLSFINSPNNSLSFAIFITGILILLLMLVINVLFYLMYKDSKMNLGGSTVLVFLLLAAALVYKDQQAFETKNVENIFEQEKAYKLFALKIKEEAGINEIVEVKGEDIYNTKCIACHRFDTKLVGPAYNDVLPKYDGKRAELVDFILNPRKVNPDFTAMPNQGLKPKEAEAIAEYIVKIYEENKK from the coding sequence ATGGAAATATTTCAAGATATAGTTTTTCCTCAATCACCGACTCATATTTTACTACTTGAATATTTGTTTTTCTTAACTTTAGTAGTTTTACTTCCTTATTTAAGTGTTCTAATAGGAACTTCATTATTTTCTACAATGCATTTTATTAAAGGAAGAAAATATGAAAATCGCGATTCATTAATTTTTGCAAAAGAATTGATTGACCTTTTTACAATTAACAAAACGATATCAATTGCACTTGGTATAGTTCCGTTTCTAAGTTTAATTTTTATTTTAGCTCAACTTTTATTTGGAACAAAATTAAATTTTACCACAGATTTAGTTTTTACACTTTTGATATTTATCGTATCACTCTTTTATTTATACATATATAAATACAGCTTTACACTCAAAAATGTTTTTAACTTGGTTAATGTTAAAGAAATTTCAAATAACAATTTAGTAAGTGAATTTGAACAACTTAGAAAAAGTAACAGTAAATTACTTTCAAAATCCGGTATAATTGGATTTACTTTATTATTATTTGTAGCTTATTTATTAGTAGGTGTAATTAAAATTGTTAGCTCGCCAAAAACACAAATTGATTTTTTTGAAATTATATTTTCAACTGATACATTTTTATATTTTCTTTTTTATATAAGTTTTTCAGTTTCAATAACTTGTGCAGCAATAGTTTTTAAATATTTCAAAAATGATGCAAAAAAATATAAAAGTGAATATCTGAATTTTATTAAAAATTTCAGTTTAAAAACCGGACTAATATTTAGTTTTATTCAGCCATTTTTATTTGTATTATCATTTATTAACTCACCAAATAATTCATTATCATTTGCAATTTTTATAACCGGAATTTTAATTTTATTACTAATGCTTGTAATTAATGTTTTGTTCTATTTGATGTATAAAGATTCCAAAATGAATTTAGGCGGATCAACAGTTTTAGTTTTTTTATTACTTGCGGCAGCATTGGTTTATAAAGATCAGCAAGCATTTGAAACAAAAAATGTTGAAAATATTTTTGAACAAGAAAAAGCTTATAAATTATTTGCTCTAAAAATAAAAGAGGAAGCCGGAATTAATGAAATTGTTGAAGTTAAAGGTGAAGATATATATAATACAAAATGTATTGCTTGTCATCGTTTTGATACGAAATTAGTTGGTCCAGCTTATAACGATGTTCTTCCAAAGTATGATGGGAAAAGGGCAGAGTTAGTTGATTTTATACTTAATCCAAGAAAAGTAAATCCGGATTTTACAGCAATGCCAAATCAAGGTTTAAAGCCAAAAGAAGCCGAAGCAATTGCTGAATACATTGTAAAAATTTATGAAGAAAATAAAAAATAA
- a CDS encoding protoheme IX farnesyltransferase, protein MSVNVTANQIENGIIETLKSFFQTLVKHKNILIELTKFKITFFVSVTTTVGFILFDAKINFDLLIVTLGVLFLAAGASALNEYQERNLDGKMPRTITRPIPSGRISAKYALTSSMILIFFGSVILFISGKIVLALGIFTLLWYNLIYTPLKLITPFAIIPGSLVGALPPMIGWAAAGGEIFEYKILALAGFLFIWQIPHFWLLILMYDDQYKKAGFPTLSNIFSFLQIKIITYFWILILVLSSYVFFQVRLSEGIFSNILLIIFGSLTLALTIFNLQNNSKQNFRNKFLIINAYVLSVLLLITTESLI, encoded by the coding sequence ATGTCAGTTAATGTAACAGCAAATCAAATTGAAAACGGAATTATTGAAACTTTAAAAAGTTTTTTTCAAACATTAGTAAAGCATAAAAATATTTTGATAGAATTAACAAAATTCAAAATTACTTTTTTTGTTTCTGTAACAACTACAGTTGGATTTATTCTTTTTGATGCAAAAATTAATTTCGATTTGCTAATTGTAACTTTGGGAGTTTTATTCTTAGCAGCTGGTGCTTCCGCTTTGAATGAATATCAAGAAAGAAATTTAGATGGAAAAATGCCTAGAACAATTACGCGCCCAATTCCATCCGGAAGAATTTCTGCAAAATATGCACTTACTTCCTCAATGATATTAATTTTTTTTGGTTCAGTAATTTTATTTATTAGCGGAAAAATTGTACTCGCTTTGGGAATTTTTACGTTACTTTGGTATAACTTAATTTACACTCCGCTAAAATTAATTACACCGTTTGCTATAATTCCCGGATCTTTAGTTGGCGCACTTCCGCCAATGATTGGCTGGGCGGCTGCCGGTGGAGAAATATTTGAATACAAAATTTTAGCATTAGCTGGATTTTTATTTATTTGGCAAATTCCACACTTTTGGCTATTAATCTTAATGTATGATGATCAATATAAAAAAGCCGGATTTCCAACACTTTCAAATATTTTTTCATTTTTGCAAATTAAGATAATTACATATTTCTGGATTTTAATTTTGGTTTTATCAAGCTATGTTTTTTTTCAAGTCAGATTATCGGAAGGAATTTTCTCAAATATTTTGTTAATTATTTTTGGAAGTTTAACATTAGCTTTAACAATTTTTAATTTGCAAAACAATTCCAAGCAAAATTTTAGGAATAAATTTCTGATAATTAATGCTTACGTTTTAAGTGTACTTTTGTTAATCACAACTGAAAGTTTAATTTAA
- the coxB gene encoding cytochrome c oxidase subunit II, producing the protein MNSNPNSYADFVDSTMIYVVSISLFFLIGISILMVYFVFKYHRKKGHKPVDIHGSILLETVWFIIPTILVLTMFYYGFIGYKKFKNIPANSLEINVTAKMWNWDFVYENGLNLDTLYIPKNRSVKLNLISTDVNHSLYIPAFRIKQDVIGGKQHYLVLTAEKVGSYNIACAEYCGVDHSAMYTKLIVLEENDYNKWYEANNPKLVTNEKVN; encoded by the coding sequence ATGAATTCAAATCCAAATTCATATGCTGATTTTGTTGATTCAACAATGATTTACGTTGTAAGCATTTCTCTATTTTTCTTAATCGGAATTTCAATTTTAATGGTTTATTTTGTTTTCAAATACCATAGAAAAAAAGGACATAAACCCGTTGATATTCACGGAAGTATTTTGCTAGAAACGGTTTGGTTTATAATTCCCACAATTCTTGTTTTAACGATGTTTTATTATGGATTTATCGGTTATAAAAAGTTCAAAAATATTCCAGCTAATTCTTTAGAAATTAATGTTACAGCTAAAATGTGGAATTGGGATTTTGTTTATGAAAACGGATTGAATTTGGACACTTTATATATTCCTAAAAATAGAAGTGTGAAATTAAATTTAATTTCCACCGATGTAAATCACTCACTTTACATTCCGGCGTTTAGAATTAAGCAAGATGTGATTGGCGGAAAACAACATTACTTGGTTTTAACTGCCGAAAAGGTTGGAAGCTATAATATTGCATGTGCGGAATATTGCGGAGTTGACCACTCGGCAATGTACACAAAATTAATTGTTCTCGAAGAAAATGATTACAACAAATGGTATGAAGCAAATAATCCTAAATTAGTAACAAATGAAAAAGTGAATTAA
- a CDS encoding cytochrome C oxidase subunit IV family protein, whose amino-acid sequence MQEKHSHENHNISYSKYLLVWVSLIAFTSITVTIAGINLGDYTLGIALTIAAIKSALVINIFMHIKFEDPVFKVFLSISGFTLIVIFTLTFFDYFYR is encoded by the coding sequence GTGCAGGAAAAACATTCGCATGAAAATCACAATATAAGTTACAGCAAGTATTTACTTGTTTGGGTAAGTTTAATAGCTTTTACTTCAATTACTGTAACCATTGCCGGAATTAATTTAGGCGATTACACACTTGGAATTGCATTAACAATTGCTGCAATAAAATCAGCACTTGTTATTAATATTTTTATGCACATTAAATTTGAAGATCCAGTTTTCAAAGTTTTCTTATCAATTAGCGGATTTACACTAATAGTAATTTTTACATTAACATTTTTTGATTATTTCTATAGGTAG
- a CDS encoding cytochrome c oxidase subunit 3 has translation MSNHSAQIAHKHRDDVGSRMGMWLFLFTELLLFGGLFLIYAVYRHEYIAQFRVAAMELNTTIGALNTIILLTSSLTVALSIAALQKGNKILSILLLIMTNILAFAFMINKYFEWSAKIHHGIYPGSEHLLNLPNGQILFYGLYYIMTGLHGLHVIIGLVFLTTVLAFIITGSVNKNNYVKLENAGLYWHLVDLIWIFLFPLFYLIQ, from the coding sequence ATGAGTAATCATTCTGCACAAATTGCACATAAGCATAGAGATGATGTTGGTTCCAGAATGGGAATGTGGTTATTTCTTTTTACAGAACTCTTATTATTTGGCGGTTTATTTTTAATATATGCTGTTTATCGACATGAATATATTGCTCAATTCAGAGTTGCTGCAATGGAATTGAATACAACAATTGGTGCATTAAACACAATTATTTTACTAACAAGCAGTTTAACTGTTGCTTTATCAATTGCAGCTTTGCAAAAAGGAAATAAAATTTTGTCAATCTTACTTTTAATAATGACAAATATTTTAGCTTTCGCATTTATGATTAATAAATATTTTGAATGGTCTGCAAAAATTCATCATGGAATTTATCCCGGAAGTGAACATTTATTAAATCTTCCAAACGGTCAAATTTTATTTTATGGTTTATATTACATTATGACTGGACTTCACGGCTTGCATGTTATAATTGGACTAGTTTTTCTAACAACTGTTCTAGCATTTATAATTACTGGATCAGTAAATAAAAACAATTATGTTAAGTTAGAAAATGCTGGTCTTTATTGGCATTTAGTTGATTTGATTTGGATTTTTCTTTTCCCACTATTTTATTTAATTCAGTAG